In a single window of the Branchiostoma floridae strain S238N-H82 chromosome 2, Bfl_VNyyK, whole genome shotgun sequence genome:
- the LOC118410491 gene encoding acid-sensing ion channel 5-like yields the protein MEGMNVEDLLLEKGFDIEWNRMPLSKQYSSFNPCVSHQDFTHSFGHYGNCYTFNADADNPLKQSMQGSSQGFMAFIDLKVDEYTETYTAGGNAEVGLKLLVHDPREPPMMDTQGIALAPGNHAFVSVKRILYENHVPPWGVCQDRQLEYYDTYTLNGCYLECRSKHVVRNCSCRPYNLPGTAPTCDPTTMFTCVNGILDQVIRGELKCDCPVPCSMTSYSTSVSYAGWPKQTHPYLPCTILGDGLKLHNSKRRRVQRLL from the exons ATGGAG GGCATGAATGTTGAGGACCTCTTGCTAGAAAAAGGCTTTGACATCGAATGGAATCGCATGCCTCTAT CGAAGCAATACAGCTCTTTCAATCCATGTGTGTCCCACCAGGACTTCACCCATTCATTCGGCCACTACGGAAACTGCTATACTTTTAACGCTGATGCCGACAACCCGCTAAAACAGTCCATGCAGGGTTCCAGCCAAGGATTCATGGCGTTCATCGACCTTAAAGTG GATGAGTACACAGAAACGTATACCGCTGGTGGGAATGCTGAGGTTGGGCTGAAGCTCTTGGTGCACGATCCGAGGGAACCTCCCATGATGGACACCCAGGGCATCGCCCTCGCGCCGGGAAACCACGCCTTCGTTTCCGTCAAGCGAATTCTG TACGAGAACCATGTCCCTCCGTGGGGGGTCTGCCAGGACCGACAGCTGGAGTATTACGACACCTACACGCTGAACGGCTGCTATCTGGAGTGCAGGAGTAAGCACGTGGTCCGGAACTGCAGCTGTCGGCCTTACAACTTACCAG GAACGGCACCAACATGTGACCCGACTACCATGTTCACATGTGTCAACGGAATATTAG aTCAGGTGATCAGAGGAGAGCTGAAGTGTGACTGCCCCGTACCCTGCAGTATGACGTCATACAGCACGTCTGTGTCCTACGCAGGGTGGCCAAAACAGACACACCCGTACCTACCTTGCACCATACTGGGAGATGGACTCAAACTACATAAC AGCAAACGGCGTCGTGTTCAGCGTCTTCTATGA